A DNA window from Camelina sativa cultivar DH55 chromosome 17, Cs, whole genome shotgun sequence contains the following coding sequences:
- the LOC104759210 gene encoding phosphate transporter PHO1 homolog 3-like: MKFGKEFSSQMVPEWQQAYMDYDFLKKRLKEIVRFQRRTNNAHPSHGGAKNSGGLNRKMTLYRAFSGLVSTPGRHKRGHPHDVEEGVQLTATSSTTPGPILVNTTSGHGCETTFLMAAEEGGEYELVFFRRLDDEFNKVEKFYKEKVEEVLKEAAMLNKQMDALIAFRVKVENPDGWRWEERTVEITRLASDIATSAAALSASTPAGAKSMKIRSQEHLEVIQEGGSSRAGLMEVDEDEEEEEENETSVVSSGAVNDVTTSRMRAARPAPLEVLDRVKINNTKETPRSTIKGVLKVPNHTELKFSRENLMKVEESLKRAFIEFYHKLRLLKSYSFLNVLAFSKILKKYDKITSRGATRTYMKVVDSSTLGSSDELDHFIHGTVPKPD, encoded by the exons ATGAAGTTCGGGAAAGAGTTCTCGTCTCAAATGGTGCCAGAGTGGCAACAAGCTTACATGGATTACGACTTCCTCAAAAAACGTCTCAAAGAAATCGTCAGATTCCAACGCAGAACCAACAATGCACATCCTTCTCATGGTGGTGCCAAGAACAGCGGAGGACTAAACCGGAAAATGACTCTATACCGTGCGTTCAGCGGTTTAGTCTCGACCCCTGGAAGACACAAACGCGGTCATCCTCATGATGTCGAAGAAGGTGTACAGTTGACGGCAACATCATCCACGACGCCGGGACCGATTCTTGTTAACACAACCTCGGGTCACGGCTGCGAAACAACGTTTCTGATGGCGGCGGAGGAAGGAGGAGAGTACGAGCTAGTGTTTTTCCGGAGACTAGACGATGAGTTCAACAAGGTTGAAAAGTTTTACAAAGAGAAAGTTGAAGAAGTTTTGAAAGAAGCTGCCATGCTTAACAAACAAATGGACGCTTTGATAGCGTTTCGTGTCAAAGTTGAGAATCCAGATGGGTGGCGATGGGAAGAAAGAACGGTGGAGATAACTCGATTAGCGTCAGATATAGCTACTTCCGCGGCGGCTCTCTCTGCTTCAACTCCCGCCGGAGCCAAATCTA tGAAAATTCGAAGTCAAGAGCACTTGGAAGTTATACAAGAAGGAGGCTCGAGCAGAGCTGGGCTAATGGAAgttgatgaagacgaagaagaagaagaagaaaacgaaaccTCGGTGGTTTCATCCGGAGCAGTCAACGACGTAACTACGAGTAGAATGAGAGCAGCGAGACCAGCTCCGCTCGAAGTTCTTGATCGAGTCAAGatcaacaacacaaaagagacgCCTCGTTCAACCATTAAAGGAGTTCTCAAAGTACCGAATCACACTGAGTTAAAATTCAGCAGAGAGAATCTGATGAAAGTCGAAGAGAGTCTCAAACGTGCTTTCATTGAGTTTTATCATAAGCTTCGCCTTCTCAAAAGCTATAG TTTTTTGAATGTATTGGCGTTTTCGAAGATATTGAAGAAGTATGATAAG ataacGTCGAGAGGTGCAACGAGGACTTACATGAAAGTGGTTGATAGTTCAACCTTGGGAAGCtctgatgag CTAGATCATTTTATACACGGCACTGTACCAAAACCGGATT